A portion of the Paenibacillus hamazuiensis genome contains these proteins:
- a CDS encoding sensor histidine kinase: MTILLLILMAASITLFITKARHPSAYWMGLVLLGWFLSMSGLVLFIAKYGGFYYKVNIVLFFNDFIRNALLHAPLSIDAISRMITIGRSLFIFSLTGLSVTLFYYRPFRRLWKVYALNALLPLANIIFYDPIVYRWSLGVIAREWTYPISWITRGWLLVSAFVAVALMIWRYRRITIPWFKHQVKYVMLGVFALILFYFYLGFMGPLQVTDIRTYYVLYSDFSNFNPPLTIAEWYISIGITGLLSVVSIIFIWKYTEVDKKLGQLNLHLERKLKTADMGTKVFTHAIKNQLLMLQLLLNRTQASLETAPASAAPSEVPEHIGKMSAIVSETLNRLDQLYNSFKTTYLQMKPVSSRDLLNMLLKKVQVPPNIDLLTVHASGEPLVLVDESHMVEALSNAVINAFEAIGKDRRGSVKIHAYTENNWFIVKIEDDGIGMNAEQLELIFDPFYTNKNTNKNWGVGLSYVRQIVHGHYGHVHVESTPGVGSVFQFMLPVYLHEYRSPGTDVSS; encoded by the coding sequence ATGACGATACTGCTTTTGATTTTGATGGCCGCTTCGATCACTTTGTTTATTACGAAAGCGCGGCATCCTTCCGCCTACTGGATGGGACTCGTGCTGCTCGGCTGGTTTCTCAGCATGTCCGGACTTGTGCTGTTCATCGCGAAGTACGGAGGTTTTTATTACAAAGTCAATATCGTGCTTTTCTTTAACGACTTTATCCGCAACGCGCTGCTGCACGCCCCGCTTTCGATCGACGCGATCAGCCGGATGATCACGATTGGCCGTTCGTTGTTCATTTTCAGCCTGACCGGACTTTCCGTCACGCTGTTCTACTATCGGCCGTTCCGCCGGCTTTGGAAGGTGTACGCCCTGAACGCTCTGCTGCCGCTGGCGAACATCATCTTCTATGATCCGATCGTCTACAGGTGGTCGCTCGGCGTAATCGCCCGCGAATGGACGTACCCGATCAGTTGGATCACCCGCGGGTGGCTGCTCGTATCCGCATTCGTCGCCGTCGCGCTGATGATTTGGAGATACCGCCGGATTACGATTCCCTGGTTTAAACATCAGGTGAAATATGTGATGCTCGGGGTTTTTGCACTGATCCTGTTTTATTTTTATCTCGGCTTTATGGGACCGCTGCAGGTTACCGACATCCGTACGTATTACGTGCTCTATTCGGATTTTTCCAACTTTAACCCGCCGCTGACGATTGCCGAGTGGTACATCAGCATCGGCATCACCGGCCTTCTTTCCGTGGTGAGCATCATTTTCATCTGGAAGTATACCGAAGTGGACAAAAAACTCGGCCAGCTGAACCTTCATTTGGAGCGAAAGCTGAAAACGGCCGATATGGGCACCAAAGTATTCACGCACGCGATCAAAAACCAGCTGCTGATGCTGCAGCTTCTGCTGAACCGGACGCAAGCTTCGCTCGAAACCGCGCCCGCGTCCGCAGCGCCCTCCGAGGTACCCGAGCATATCGGCAAAATGTCGGCCATCGTCAGCGAAACGCTGAACCGGCTCGATCAGCTGTATAACTCGTTCAAAACGACTTACCTGCAAATGAAACCGGTTTCGAGCCGCGACCTGCTGAATATGCTGCTCAAAAAGGTGCAGGTTCCGCCAAACATCGACCTTCTCACGGTGCACGCTTCCGGGGAACCGCTTGTGCTGGTCGACGAAAGCCATATGGTCGAAGCGCTGTCCAACGCCGTGATCAATGCCTTTGAAGCAATCGGCAAAGACCGGCGCGGCTCGGTAAAAATCCACGCTTACACGGAAAACAACTGGTTCATCGTGAAAATCGAAGACGACGGGATCGGGATGAATGCCGAGCAGCTGGAGCTGATTTTCGATCCGTTTTATACGAATAAAAATACGAACAAAAACTGGGGCGTCGGGCTCTCCTATGTTCGGCAAATCGTTCATGGCCATTACGGACATGTTCATGTGGAGAGCACTCCCGGCGTCGGCAGCGTATTTCAGTTTATGCTTCCGGTCTATTTGCACGAATACCGCAGCCCGGGGACAGACGTTTCATCCTAA
- a CDS encoding response regulator transcription factor has protein sequence MTEPIRVLIAEDLEVLREHFAQLVRGESGLTLVGQASSGKEACLMARTYRPDVILMDIEMDVKHDGIMAAKTILEELPGTRIVFLTVHEDDETVFGAFEAGAVDYVLKTAQPAEIVNSIYSAKAGNSPIRPEIAYKIRSEFTRIRRSEAKMFEAMTLLSQLTPTEMEIVDLLLEDRKITEIAQARNVEISTVKTQINGILRKFGKRRTKEVTRLIRELNVTHLFHNVKRGN, from the coding sequence ATGACAGAACCGATACGGGTGCTGATCGCAGAAGATTTGGAGGTATTGAGGGAGCATTTTGCCCAATTGGTGCGCGGCGAAAGCGGTTTGACCCTGGTCGGTCAGGCGTCGAGCGGCAAGGAAGCCTGCCTGATGGCCCGGACCTATCGGCCGGATGTGATTTTGATGGACATCGAGATGGACGTCAAACACGACGGCATCATGGCGGCCAAAACGATACTGGAAGAACTCCCCGGCACGCGCATCGTTTTTCTTACCGTTCACGAGGACGACGAAACCGTATTCGGCGCATTTGAAGCCGGCGCGGTCGATTATGTGCTGAAAACGGCGCAACCCGCTGAAATCGTCAACAGCATTTATTCCGCCAAAGCGGGAAACTCCCCGATCCGTCCGGAAATCGCCTATAAAATCCGCAGCGAGTTCACCCGGATACGACGCAGCGAAGCGAAGATGTTCGAGGCGATGACGCTGCTCTCCCAGCTGACGCCGACGGAAATGGAAATCGTCGATCTTCTTCTCGAGGATCGGAAAATAACGGAAATCGCCCAAGCCCGAAATGTGGAGATATCGACGGTGAAAACGCAGATTAACGGCATTTTGCGAAAATTCGGCAAACGCCGAACCAAGGAAGTAACCCGGCTGATTCGCGAACTGAACGTCACTCATTTGTTCCATAACGTAAAAAGAGGGAACTGA
- a CDS encoding sulfatase, with protein MRIIYIDIDSLRPDHMGCYGYHRNTTPNIDQIAAEGARFNDCYCASSPCVPSRASFMSGRFGVNHGALTHWGPGCEFEYPEGDGHSETVPFFTRYLRKAGYKTVSFSSFGDRHHAWWYFAGWNEMHTHSLKEGNEDANEVNDAVIPWLKAHGKEDNYFLHIQYWDPHTLYTYPKEYADQWIGEPVKAFPDEETIQEHRKASFPRSATFLHWADRFPETMPEQIRNRDDFAHLINGYDGGIYYMDKHIGQLLETLEELGIRDEVCFIISADHAESMGEHGVYMEHANASESVHHIPLIVKVPGLTQPGQVVDGFIYNVDVIASIVDMAGLPIPSGWDGQSFVPALKGEHWQGRDYLVMDHALYVCQRAVRDRKWSYIRTYHTGLFDFPEVSLFDMENDPYQTNNVASMYPDVVKEMDHRLMEWMQEHVYRAGRKVDPLQKVIETGPWKYMTVDDWVRRLHRDGWHESAEILALKYGSESLRSAYGA; from the coding sequence ATGAGAATCATCTACATCGACATCGATTCGCTTCGTCCCGATCATATGGGCTGCTACGGCTATCATCGAAATACGACGCCGAATATCGATCAAATCGCTGCCGAAGGCGCCCGTTTTAACGACTGCTACTGCGCATCGTCTCCATGCGTACCTTCGAGGGCCAGCTTCATGTCAGGCCGCTTCGGCGTCAATCACGGCGCACTGACGCACTGGGGGCCCGGCTGCGAGTTCGAATATCCGGAGGGAGACGGACATAGCGAGACCGTTCCGTTTTTTACGAGATATTTGCGCAAAGCCGGATATAAAACGGTATCGTTCTCTTCGTTCGGAGACCGGCACCACGCCTGGTGGTATTTTGCCGGATGGAACGAGATGCATACGCATTCCTTGAAGGAAGGCAACGAGGATGCCAACGAAGTCAACGATGCGGTGATCCCGTGGCTGAAAGCCCATGGGAAAGAGGACAACTATTTTCTTCATATTCAGTATTGGGATCCGCATACGCTGTACACTTACCCCAAGGAATATGCGGATCAATGGATCGGCGAACCGGTGAAAGCGTTCCCGGACGAAGAGACGATCCAGGAGCACAGGAAGGCCAGCTTTCCGCGATCCGCCACATTCCTTCACTGGGCCGATCGCTTCCCCGAGACGATGCCGGAGCAGATCCGAAACCGGGACGATTTCGCTCATCTGATCAACGGATATGACGGCGGCATTTATTATATGGACAAACATATCGGACAGCTGCTGGAAACGCTCGAGGAGCTGGGCATCCGCGACGAAGTTTGCTTTATCATCAGCGCCGACCATGCGGAGTCGATGGGGGAACACGGCGTATATATGGAGCATGCCAACGCCTCCGAGTCCGTACACCATATTCCGCTGATCGTAAAAGTGCCGGGATTGACGCAGCCGGGGCAAGTCGTGGACGGGTTTATCTATAATGTCGATGTGATCGCATCGATCGTGGACATGGCCGGTTTGCCGATTCCTTCCGGCTGGGACGGACAATCCTTTGTTCCCGCCCTAAAAGGCGAACATTGGCAGGGCAGAGATTATCTCGTCATGGATCACGCCTTATACGTATGCCAGCGCGCCGTCCGCGACCGCAAATGGTCGTATATTCGGACGTACCACACCGGTTTGTTCGATTTTCCGGAAGTGTCCTTGTTCGATATGGAAAACGACCCGTACCAAACGAACAATGTGGCTTCCATGTACCCCGACGTGGTGAAGGAAATGGACCACCGCTTGATGGAATGGATGCAGGAGCACGTTTACCGGGCCGGCCGGAAAGTCGATCCGCTGCAAAAAGTGATCGAAACCGGACCGTGGAAATATATGACGGTAGACGATTGGGTGCGCCGTCTCCACCGTGACGGCTGGCATGAATCCGCGGAAATACTCGCCTTAAAGTACGGAAGCGAGTCCCTCAGATCCGCCTACGGGGCATGA
- a CDS encoding ABC transporter substrate-binding protein encodes MFHFVRNTKKAFASGALLLSTLVLLSACGSGTAPGASGQGAPTAAPTQTQAPKEAPTINVAYMPDMHGATPIVIGEEKGFFKEAGIKVNAVKFLSGPPEFQAMASGDIDIAYIGPGAAFLAAQGKGNIIAIDSLNTGDMVFATKKSNIKDWKDLKGKTVGVPKGTSGEMILNLGIEKGGLKPSNVNIVNMDVAGAVSAFVSGKVDAVAIWSPYTVEIEKQVGKDNIVKLGDNKTFFPEYVFPQSWVVNPKFLKEKPELVEKFLAAWAKANDYRIQNIDEAVKMTAKFTQVPEDSLKVQVDTTEWIDSKKQIDYFKDGTVGKWFENLEKLFVQGEKLTEVVPADKFVSKDPYLKVVK; translated from the coding sequence ATGTTTCATTTTGTCCGCAACACGAAAAAAGCTTTTGCTTCCGGAGCGCTGCTCCTTTCTACGCTTGTTTTGCTGAGCGCATGCGGCTCGGGTACCGCTCCCGGCGCGTCCGGCCAAGGCGCGCCGACAGCCGCACCGACGCAAACTCAAGCGCCTAAAGAGGCGCCGACCATCAACGTGGCGTACATGCCCGACATGCACGGAGCCACTCCGATCGTGATCGGAGAGGAAAAAGGCTTTTTCAAGGAAGCCGGCATAAAAGTGAATGCGGTTAAATTTTTGAGCGGGCCGCCCGAATTTCAGGCGATGGCTTCCGGCGACATCGATATCGCCTATATCGGGCCGGGTGCGGCGTTTTTGGCGGCACAGGGCAAGGGCAACATTATCGCGATCGACAGCTTGAATACCGGCGATATGGTATTTGCGACGAAAAAATCGAACATCAAAGATTGGAAAGATTTAAAAGGGAAAACCGTCGGCGTTCCGAAAGGCACTTCCGGCGAAATGATTCTCAACCTGGGCATCGAGAAGGGGGGCCTGAAACCGTCCAACGTCAATATCGTGAATATGGACGTCGCGGGTGCCGTCAGCGCATTTGTTTCGGGCAAAGTAGACGCCGTTGCGATCTGGTCCCCGTATACCGTGGAAATCGAGAAGCAGGTGGGTAAAGACAACATCGTGAAGCTGGGCGACAACAAGACGTTTTTCCCGGAGTACGTCTTCCCGCAAAGCTGGGTGGTGAATCCCAAGTTCTTGAAGGAAAAACCGGAGCTGGTCGAGAAATTTTTGGCGGCGTGGGCGAAAGCCAACGATTACCGGATTCAAAACATCGACGAAGCGGTCAAGATGACGGCGAAGTTTACGCAAGTGCCGGAGGATTCGCTTAAGGTGCAAGTCGATACAACCGAGTGGATCGATTCGAAGAAACAAATCGATTATTTCAAAGACGGAACGGTGGGCAAATGGTTCGAAAATCTGGAAAAACTGTTTGTACAAGGCGAGAAATTGACGGAGGTCGTACCCGCAGACAAATTCGTCAGCAAGGATCCGTATTTAAAAGTCGTTAAATAA
- a CDS encoding ABC transporter ATP-binding protein, protein MARTAEVLDLAANSRPKIEIAGLSKIYQGRQGDVVALQQVNLTIQPNEFICVVGPSGCGKTTLLNIIAGLEESSSGSVKVDGVEVTGPGKERGVVFQQYALFPWKTVLKNVEFGLKLKGMNPRERREKAEKYLELVGLKDFVNAYPKELSGGMKQRVAIARAYAAEPEVLLMDEPFGALDAQTRAQLQEELLHTWESEKKTCFFITHDVEEAVILAQKVIIMSARPGRIKEIVDVDIPYPRNQETKLQERFSQIKNDIWAKVYKEYLEVKK, encoded by the coding sequence GTGGCAAGAACTGCGGAAGTCCTAGATTTGGCGGCAAACAGCCGGCCGAAAATCGAAATAGCCGGCTTATCGAAAATTTACCAGGGGCGGCAAGGGGACGTCGTAGCGCTGCAGCAGGTGAACCTGACGATACAGCCCAACGAGTTCATCTGCGTCGTGGGTCCCAGCGGCTGCGGCAAAACAACGCTGCTTAACATCATCGCCGGACTGGAGGAATCGAGCTCCGGCTCCGTGAAGGTGGACGGAGTGGAAGTGACCGGGCCGGGCAAGGAACGCGGTGTCGTATTCCAGCAATATGCGTTATTCCCCTGGAAGACGGTCCTCAAAAATGTGGAATTCGGCCTGAAGCTGAAAGGCATGAATCCGCGCGAACGGCGCGAAAAAGCGGAGAAGTACCTGGAGCTCGTCGGCCTGAAGGACTTCGTTAACGCCTATCCGAAGGAGTTGTCGGGGGGAATGAAGCAGCGGGTGGCGATCGCCAGAGCTTATGCGGCCGAGCCGGAAGTGCTGCTGATGGACGAACCGTTCGGAGCTCTCGATGCGCAGACGCGGGCGCAGCTGCAGGAAGAGCTGCTGCATACGTGGGAAAGCGAGAAAAAAACATGCTTTTTTATTACCCATGATGTGGAGGAAGCGGTTATTTTGGCGCAGAAGGTGATCATCATGAGCGCCCGCCCCGGTCGGATCAAAGAGATCGTGGACGTCGACATTCCTTATCCGCGCAATCAGGAGACGAAACTGCAGGAGCGTTTTTCGCAAATTAAAAACGACATTTGGGCGAAAGTATACAAAGAATATTTGGAAGTGAAAAAGTAA
- a CDS encoding IS1182 family transposase (programmed frameshift), whose amino-acid sequence MLRSNPNVQNEYELVCIEELVHPDHPLRKVHKHIDFSFILDLVRPYYCEDNGRPSADPIMLFKMLLIGYLDGIRSERRLEREVFSNNAYRWFLGLGLKDRVPDHSTLSYFRERLQEGDVLQQIFDRVVLLAIQHRLVAGRVLITDSTHLKANANKRKFVQEEVTKSTKAYMEELDEAIRADREAHGKKPLKPREEVEETKLTKVSTTDPESGYMVRDGKPEGFFYLDHRTVDHKYNIIMDVHVTAGNVHDSVPYIERLEHIIKKFKFEKTLEAVALDAGYFTSHICKKLQDKKIYAVIGGRAFTPVKGLMAKWRFKYDAENNVYICPQKHELKYTTTDREGYRQYKSDPNHCANCPMLKECTRSRNHQKVITRHVWQDSKEWVKQNGRSKSGKYLYRLRYQTIERSFADAKELHGLRYCRFRGRNKVQQQALLTALCQNIKKIANILAKRAG is encoded by the exons ATGCTTCGCTCTAATCCGAATGTCCAAAATGAATATGAATTGGTGTGTATCGAGGAACTGGTTCATCCAGATCATCCTCTTCGTAAAGTACATAAGCATATCGACTTTTCCTTTATTCTCGACTTAGTCCGTCCTTATTACTGCGAGGATAATGGACGTCCCTCGGCAGATCCCATCATGCTTTTCAAGATGCTATTGATCGGGTATCTTGACGGCATTCGCTCCGAACGACGGTTGGAAAGAGAGGTTTTCTCTAATAATGCTTATCGATGGTTTCTGGGGCTTGGGCTCAAGGATCGCGTGCCGGATCATAGCACCCTTAGCTACTTTCGTGAACGTCTTCAAGAAGGCGATGTACTTCAACAAATCTTCGACCGGGTCGTTCTGCTTGCTATTCAACATCGTCTCGTTGCCGGTCGGGTACTTATCACCGACTCAACTCATCTTAAGGCCAATGCGAATAAACGAAAGTTTGTTCAAGAGGAAGTAACCAAGAGTACGAAGGCCTACATGGAAGAACTGGACGAAGCAATTCGTGCCGATCGCGAGGCTCATGGAAAAAAGC CTTTAAAGCCACGAGAGGAGGTGGAAGAAACCAAACTAACGAAGGTAAGCACAACCGATCCGGAGAGCGGTTATATGGTGCGGGACGGTAAGCCGGAAGGCTTTTTCTATCTCGATCATCGGACCGTCGACCACAAATACAACATCATCATGGATGTCCACGTCACTGCCGGCAATGTTCACGATTCTGTCCCTTACATAGAGCGTTTGGAACATATCATCAAGAAGTTTAAATTCGAAAAAACACTGGAAGCCGTCGCACTGGATGCAGGTTACTTCACGTCGCACATTTGCAAAAAGCTTCAAGACAAGAAAATATACGCGGTCATCGGAGGTAGAGCCTTTACCCCAGTTAAAGGATTAATGGCTAAGTGGCGATTTAAGTATGATGCGGAGAACAATGTGTATATATGTCCACAAAAACACGAATTGAAATATACGACAACGGATCGCGAAGGCTACAGACAGTATAAGTCGGATCCGAATCATTGTGCGAACTGCCCCATGCTCAAAGAATGTACCCGGTCCCGGAATCACCAAAAAGTCATCACCAGGCATGTATGGCAGGATAGTAAAGAGTGGGTAAAACAAAACGGTAGAAGCAAGTCCGGCAAATATCTCTACCGCTTACGATACCAGACGATTGAGCGAAGCTTCGCGGATGCCAAAGAGCTCCATGGGCTTCGCTACTGCCGGTTCCGCGGCCGAAACAAAGTGCAGCAGCAAGCATTACTGACTGCACTATGTCAAAACATTAAAAAGATCGCCAATATCCTGGCTAAAAGGGCCGGATAA
- a CDS encoding ABC transporter permease yields the protein MNNTQKISARNINREPVWNRIPPGVMVAVSLVLGIAVWSLLSVIPTVGAIISNPLTILKTFSTELTSGRLWNNIYASLFRVIGGFLLGLIAAIPVAFLMGWYRTLRGLIEPWIQFFRTIPPIALIPLVIVAQGVGEGAKITVIFVATFLVMVISIYQGVRNVDPTLIKAARVLGATDRAIFLEVVVPASFPYILVGVRLGLASAWTTLVAAELTGASKGLGNMIMEAGLYFRMDLIILGIVVIGLIGYAMDKGVLYLERKLTGWQELRKS from the coding sequence ATGAACAACACGCAGAAAATATCCGCTCGAAACATAAACCGTGAGCCTGTTTGGAACCGTATCCCGCCGGGTGTCATGGTGGCGGTTTCGCTCGTGCTCGGCATCGCGGTATGGTCGCTTTTGTCGGTGATTCCGACCGTAGGGGCGATCATCTCGAATCCGCTGACGATTCTGAAAACTTTTTCAACGGAGTTAACCAGCGGCCGGCTTTGGAACAACATTTACGCCAGCCTGTTCCGGGTGATCGGCGGATTTTTGCTCGGCCTCATCGCGGCCATCCCGGTTGCGTTTCTTATGGGCTGGTACCGCACCTTGCGCGGGCTGATCGAACCGTGGATCCAGTTTTTCCGGACGATTCCGCCGATCGCTCTCATTCCGCTCGTCATCGTGGCCCAAGGGGTAGGGGAAGGGGCAAAAATTACCGTTATTTTTGTCGCGACTTTTTTGGTGATGGTCATCTCCATTTATCAAGGCGTCCGCAATGTGGACCCCACATTGATCAAGGCGGCCCGGGTACTGGGCGCGACCGATCGCGCGATATTTCTGGAAGTCGTCGTACCGGCTTCGTTTCCGTACATTCTGGTCGGAGTGCGGCTCGGCCTCGCGAGCGCCTGGACGACGCTTGTCGCAGCGGAGCTGACCGGCGCTTCGAAGGGCCTTGGCAACATGATTATGGAAGCCGGGTTGTATTTTCGCATGGATCTGATTATATTGGGGATTGTCGTCATCGGACTTATCGGATATGCGATGGATAAGGGCGTACTTTATTTGGAAAGGAAGCTGACAGGGTGGCAAGAACTGCGGAAGTCCTAG